From Pelosinus fermentans DSM 17108, the proteins below share one genomic window:
- a CDS encoding aminotransferase class I/II-fold pyridoxal phosphate-dependent enzyme has translation MPLQMGMVEAVGSEESYYIQLRKDYRKRLDILKKGFDEMEIPYLAPEGGYFLLVDFSGFGWKDDFDFTKYITEHIGVSARPLSGFYSNETLTKQSVWLRFAFCKEEEVLKEAIERFKKIKWQQC, from the coding sequence TTGCCATTGCAAATGGGTATGGTAGAAGCGGTTGGCAGTGAAGAAAGTTACTACATTCAGTTGAGAAAAGACTATAGAAAACGGCTGGATATATTGAAAAAGGGATTTGATGAAATGGAAATCCCTTATCTGGCGCCAGAAGGAGGCTATTTTTTACTCGTTGATTTCTCGGGTTTCGGATGGAAGGATGATTTTGATTTCACGAAATATATAACAGAACATATTGGTGTATCAGCGCGGCCTTTATCTGGTTTTTATTCCAATGAAACTTTAACAAAGCAAAGTGTTTGGCTGCGATTTGCATTTTGCAAGGAAGAAGAAGTATTAAAGGAAGCCATAGAAAGATTTAAAAAAATAAAATGGCAGCAATGCTGA
- a CDS encoding pyridoxal phosphate-dependent aminotransferase, protein MAINRFDVEGKLSVRITQITVPSFKQLADLAVQHQAIDLGGGKPDFPANAEFKDAAIQAIQDDLNQYAPSQGITELRQGISKRLQQKTQVNFDAELEITICSGVTESMAAALLAVIDPGDEVIVLVPAFAAYAADVQLCGGKPVYVELTQPDFRLEKEKVEAVITERTKAIIFNSPMASQKSTVLQAGGWAMSLQRRL, encoded by the coding sequence ATGGCGATAAACCGATTTGATGTGGAAGGTAAATTATCTGTCCGCATCACTCAGATTACAGTACCAAGTTTTAAACAACTGGCGGATTTAGCGGTGCAGCATCAAGCAATTGACTTAGGGGGCGGTAAGCCGGATTTTCCAGCGAATGCAGAGTTTAAAGATGCTGCGATACAGGCGATTCAAGATGATTTGAATCAATATGCTCCATCCCAGGGAATAACAGAATTACGACAGGGAATTTCTAAGAGATTGCAGCAAAAAACACAAGTGAACTTTGATGCTGAGCTGGAAATTACTATCTGCAGCGGTGTTACAGAAAGTATGGCCGCTGCACTCTTAGCTGTCATTGATCCAGGGGATGAAGTGATTGTATTGGTACCTGCCTTTGCAGCATATGCTGCAGATGTACAGTTGTGTGGTGGAAAACCTGTTTATGTAGAATTGACACAGCCGGATTTTCGATTGGAAAAAGAAAAAGTGGAAGCTGTGATTACAGAGCGTACAAAAGCAATTATTTTTAATTCACCAATGGCTTCTCAAAAGTCTACAGTGTTACAGGCTGGCGGCTGGGCTATGTCATTGCAACGCCGACTCTAA
- a CDS encoding CBO0543 family protein — protein sequence MDIIDMIHNSTFELWGYQLTEWHMNLFTARWWLIIVSIAIAYGLWWKYVDKRHLTQILLFGSFIAVFRLIMDDAGSSAALWGYSVKPLPFGQALFLNDLTIVPLGFMLVYQYCRSWKKFFLWTVIIEAAYSFLLLPMLVKFDILRLYNWQYYYTFFIMIIVASVMRAILLTILKIEQKHELGCSNSSLTPLMQPAMKPLGKDNKNQKE from the coding sequence GTGGATATTATTGACATGATCCATAACTCTACATTTGAATTATGGGGCTACCAGCTTACCGAGTGGCACATGAATCTCTTTACGGCTCGGTGGTGGCTTATCATTGTCAGCATCGCTATCGCATATGGTCTCTGGTGGAAGTATGTAGATAAGCGTCATTTAACGCAAATTCTCTTGTTTGGCTCCTTTATAGCGGTTTTCAGGTTAATTATGGATGATGCTGGCTCATCTGCCGCCCTTTGGGGCTACAGCGTAAAACCATTGCCTTTTGGCCAGGCATTGTTTTTGAACGATTTAACGATTGTGCCATTAGGATTTATGTTGGTATATCAATATTGCCGGTCGTGGAAAAAATTCTTCCTTTGGACCGTCATCATTGAAGCGGCTTACTCTTTTCTTCTTCTTCCCATGCTAGTAAAATTTGATATTCTTCGGTTGTACAATTGGCAGTATTACTACACCTTTTTTATTATGATAATCGTCGCAAGCGTGATGCGGGCGATCCTTCTTACTATTTTAAAAATAGAACAAAAACATGAGTTAGGATGTTCTAACAGCTCCTTAACACCATTGATGCAACCAGCAATGAAACCACTGGGCAAAGATAACAAGAATCAAAAGGAGTAA